Proteins encoded together in one Branchiostoma lanceolatum isolate klBraLanc5 chromosome 11, klBraLanc5.hap2, whole genome shotgun sequence window:
- the LOC136445439 gene encoding gamma-soluble NSF attachment protein-like: protein MAADRRVAEGLEHLKEAEKCMKTSFFKWKADYDGAASAYTKAGTCFKSAKSYDQARQAFLKAAECNVQNNVMFHAGKAYEQAGMMCKELNDLNRAAQLIEKAGHLYREHGVPDTAASTFDRVAKMLEPTNPQKAVDYYLIGSDITECEDRPRQAADFQKKAAKLLVRMGNYDRAVEVLKTEKKFQIEGENAPEVSRVTVELVLCQLARGDFVAADKAYKDAYGIPGFTESDHCRELAELLDAYDENDQDRLSSVAARPMFKFMDNDYAKLARSLQAPGGGEGGKKKKAALLDEGIEEGMEKGQLENQEVGGEDEDEFEGGLC from the coding sequence ATGGCTGCCGACCGACGTGTAGCGGAGGGACTAGAGCACCTAAAAGAAGCCGAAAAATGCATGAAAACGTCCTTCTTCAAATGGAAGGCCGACTACGACGGTGCAGCGTCTGCTTACACCAAAGCAGGTACATGTTTCAAGTCTGCGAAGTCCTACGATCAAGCCAGGCAAGCATTCCTAAAAGCGGCTGAGTGCAACGTCCAGAATAACGTTATGTTCCACGCTGGAAAGGCATACGAACAGGCAGGCATGATGTGTAAGGAACTAAACGACCTGAACCGAGCTGCACAACTGATAGAGAAGGCAGGGCACCTTTACAGAGAGCACGGAGTACCAGACACCGCAGCTTCTACATTTGATAGAGTAGCCAAGATGCTAGAGCCTACCAATCCACAGAAAGCCGTGGACTACTACCTGATAGGCAGTGACATCACCGAGTGTGAGGACAGACCTAGACAGGCTGCCGACTTCCAGAAGAAAGCTGCAAAGCTTTTAGTCAGAATGGGGAACTACGACAGAGCAGTGGAAGTCCTGAAGACCGAGAAGAAGTTCCAGATCGAAGGCGAAAACGCACCAGAAGTGAGCAGAGTGACGGTAGAGTTGGTACTGTGTCAACTCGCGAGAGGTGACTTTGTCGCGGCGGATAAAGCCTACAAGGATGCATACGGCATTCCAGGGTTCACTGAAAGCGATCACTGCCGGGAGTTGGCGGAGCTACTGGATGCGTATGACGAGAACGACCAGGACCGTCTCTCGTCCGTGGCAGCCCGCCCGATGTTCAAGTTCATGGACAACGACTATGCCAAGTTGGCGCGCAGTCTGCAGGCCCCGGGGGGTGGGGAAGGGGGGAAGAAAAAGAAGGCGGCGTTGTTGGATGAGGGGATCGAAGAAGGGATGGAGAAGGGACAGTTAGAAAACCAGGAGGTTGGAGGAGAGGATGAGGATGAGTTTGAAGGAGGACTTTGCTGA